The region TCACTGACCGCGAGAGGAGTCCCCGCCGCATCTTTGGCGGCCAGCTTCGGGCTTTCGCCCTTGAGCGGCCAACCGATGCCCACCGCGGGATCGTTCCAGAGGAGGCTGCGTTCGAATTCGGGGCACCAGAAATCCGTCGTCTTATAGAGAAACTCTGCCGACTCCGAAGTCACGTAGAAACCGTGCGCAAATCCCGGGGGTATCCAGGCCATCCGCTTGTTTTCCGCCGAAAGGGTGAAGCCTACCCATTGGCCGAATGTCGGCGACGAACACCTTAAATCCACCGCCACATCATACACTTCGCCGGCCACCACCCTGACGAGTTTACCCTGCGGGCGCCGGATCTGATAATGCAGGCCGCGCAATACGCCGCGAGCAGACTTGCTGTGATTGTCCTGCACAA is a window of Desulfomicrobium macestii DNA encoding:
- the rfbC gene encoding dTDP-4-dehydrorhamnose 3,5-epimerase; its protein translation is MKRIDTAIQDVFLIEPKVFGDERGFFYESWNKLALAGLGLDMDFVQDNHSKSARGVLRGLHYQIRRPQGKLVRVVAGEVYDVAVDLRCSSPTFGQWVGFTLSAENKRMAWIPPGFAHGFYVTSESAEFLYKTTDFWCPEFERSLLWNDPAVGIGWPLKGESPKLAAKDAAGTPLAVSETYE